ACGTGAGGGGCCTAAACGAGTCAGCTGCCAAAGTGCATTCCCATACAGCTGACCATTTTAGACCGCGTAGAAAAATGACATACATAACAATGAAAAGTCACCGTGACTAATAATAAAATACTAGCCCAACACTGAACGTTCGAGCTGAAAATATGACAATTGAAGAAATAAAGCATCCACTTATAAATAAAATTAGTGTACTTAAACAATTATAGTGTTATACTGGGTGAATTTTTTGGTTGTTTGCTCTATTTCTCTTACTCTTATCTGTTAGTTTAATCATATTTATAACTATTTACTCACAAATTTTATAATACAAGAAGACTTAAAATGGAACCAAATTGATCCCCCTGCAATGAAGGGTGTTTCAAACTAGTATCTACATTAATGTTTAAAAGTCCAACTCTAGCATCAAGAGTTCTTTTcctaaaaagtaaaaatttcGTTTTAATTTTTCTCATCACTCTTACATGTTTATGCTCTAGTTTAATGGGTCGAAATCTCAGGATTTAAAGATTTTgggtttaaaattttaaatctcCCCTCCCGCCTCTTAAAAATTCCACACCTCTCCctaccaaaaataaatttaaaaatataaccATCAAGTTTGACCTCCAAGACAATAAAGGAGGTTTTTGTTATTAAAAAGAATTGTTCAACTAAAACttactttaaaaaataaataatcacACATTGTTCATAACTAGGTTCAATTAAGTTATTTTCCCACTTGAGATCCTCGGTGACATGTTTTCTATGCCAATCCAATGTCACCTATAGTATTGCGCCAAGTGTCCTATTATTATTTACACTTGTGTTAAACCAAACCAAGttgaattatttgaaaattaaagtGTAAATAATAACAGGACACTTGGCACAATACTATAGGTGACATTGGATTGGTATAAAAAACATGTCACTGAGGATCCCAAGTGGTTATTTTCCATATTCTTGGTCATGGTGCAACAGCAATCTAAGATTTGAGGGACCAGTCTAGCTTCTTGTCCGTTGGTGAACCGCACaattttctattgcaagaaacaaaaaacaGTAGTGCTATTTCTTCACAAGATTACCAGTAATTCTTGCTAGTGGGATCAAAGCTAACATATTACAGTTCCCATAAATTCACAACTTGTAAAACTAGATATCAGGGTATCTAACTCTTAAGTGCTTATGCAACAATCTTATGATTTATATTTACTTCCTTTTAACCAAGAAATGGAATTGCTTAATTTATTGGTCAAGTCCCAAATTAACaccaagttggatttgagataAGAGAACAATATCAGATCAAAAGTAAAGAAACTATACCCTACATAAAGCAAAGTCATGTCGGCCAAATCCATAATAGATTCATAATTGAAAACTTCCAAAATCAACCACATTATGTTGTCTAACTAACTTTTTGTAATGGAAGAATTGTCATCCGATTAATCGACAGTACtgcataaaataaaaagatttaCCGGAAGAATTGGTTATCATATCAATCAACAAATGCATACGTCATATCATttcaatttgaatttaaattccaaaatttGCACATATATATGACATGTTTCTAATCCTGTTTATGTATACACTGATAATGTATAAAAGATTTACTCTAATTTTTATATCAATTTTTATGAGAAAGGCTATTTATGGAAGCCAATATGTATTTTTTTCTATTGGAGTCTAATAAGCAAAATATATTCTTTTTGGCTTAGAAGGTAATAAGCAAAAATGTGTTTGTAATAGTACAGGAGCTCCTTAAGGACATTTTGGGGCAGTCACACAAGCTTTTTACATTAATGTTAGTAACGGTTGACGACGTTAGGGGGCGTTATGCTTAACGTTTGCTCATTCAGGGGTTAGATTGTTACTTGACCAAATCTCAGGATTTGATTTGTAATTTGACCAAAGCTCAAGGACGATAAATGTGATTAATCCTTTGTTAATCAAGTCAAAAGTTTCGCTTGAAAAAGTAGTAAGTTTTGTATAAAAAATGGTAAGTCTTACTAGAAAATTAGTAAGATTTGTTAATGATGTTGTAAATTTTACTCAAAAAAGTGATAAGATTTGTTAATCAAATCATTATTTTGCttgaaaaatagtaatttttatatttaaaaatgctaattttttgctaaaaatatTTGTTATTTAAATAGTAAGTTACATAAATTATGAAACTTACTTGTTTTATGGAAAAACTCACTATTAGTTACACCAAATTTACTACCACAATTTATTTTTATGAAAGAAAGTCATGTCATATATTGTCAAATAGTTTGTAAAGCAGTGCACAAGCACAGGTAAATTTTCTGGAACCGTTTAAATTAACTGGACGAATTCAAGGCCCTTCTTCCACAACTCTCTTCAGTCGCTATTGGTTCCTTTGGCCTTTGATCACTGTgttaataattcaaaaaaaaaaaagaaaagaaagaaactttaCTTCCTAGATATAACATTGCAAGCAACGTTTTATGAGtctctgtttttccttttcctacaAACTAAAAGATGAAACAGCAAACAAAAAGTTTTAGAATATTTACATTCTTTAGACTACCAAAAGCACTGGTAATTACTTACAGGAAGTTTGTGCATGAAATTAGTGTAAAGAAGAAAGACACATGTAAAGGTAACTCTTGCACAAgtttttggattttcttttcctttcggCTTGATATCCAAAGCTATTTCTAGGCCAAATGCCAATGAAAATGGCCTGCGTCTAACAACAATACGCAAATTGTATCAGACAACCATTTGAGGCGAATTGTACTATTCTTTTGCTTCGCCCTTTCTCTATCGAAAAGTAACATAACCAAGTTGTGCTTTGccctttcttgtttttttctttttccttgtctcTTCTTAATATTTGTTGCAAAAACAGAAActattttatgttttaacaTGTTAATTAATTGAGTGTATGGTTCTTTGTTGAGGAAAAACAGAAGCAAGTCACAAGTTTCTGCACTACTCTGACTGAAATAcaaagaaaggagagaaaagtGTATCTTGCATGTATGCATGGGCATGCTCAGCTAGTTTTAAGCATCATATCAATCTGTAGCAGCCAGCATTAAAGAAGATTTTGCGAGTTGAGATTATAAAATGATAAAATCCATTAAACATCATCGAACCAGAAAAGAACATGGAGAAAAGTTTAGACATAGACTCTGATAGATAATGTTGGACTGAATAATGCGTGACAGTGCTTGCCACTGCAGTTACAAAGTTCTAGCTAGctgcatgaaaaaaaaaattgggaagCTCCAGAAATTGCTTTGAAAAAACCTTGAAATCAGACTCCTTGTGAGGGAATTGACTCTGTTTCTGAGGGGATTGGCTCTTCTTAGCCAATCCATGCATCACCACATTTTTCAATAGCGATCTTTAGATCTTCATTTCCCATGTCCATCTGTTCTTGTTGAATTTTCTCCACTGAACTGACAACAGACTCACCACACCGTCCCACCTCGATCGCTTCAAGAGTCGGACATTCCCCTAAACAAGAAGGCACCTCTTCCAGCTTTCGACAATTATACAATAGCAATTGCTCAAGACGGGGAAAATTATCAGAAGCAGCAATCCATCTGCGAAAGTCTAAGCGTGCCAACATCAAGACCCGGAGGCTAGGGAACTCCCCTTCTTCCATTTCCCATTCTTCCCCAGCAAAGGCTTGATGGTCTAATTTGAGCACTTGAAGATTTGGCAACTTTCCAATCGTTGAAATTTCACTCCATGGCTGCTCATTATCTGAGAGAGTCAATTTCTTCAAATTCCTTGGGAATTTAAATCCGTATCCTTTAAAATAAGACAGATTAAGTGATTCTAGCTGACTCAAACAGTCAAACTCTAGAATCCCTTCACCATTTCCGATTCTGACACCACCCGTTATTGAACATTTTAGCCTGCGGATGCTTGGTAACTTTCTCAGTATCTTTTGCAAGCTTTGAGAGGAGGGATCAATGGCAAGGTTTAAAGTGTCTAGATGATCTAAACATGGGGATACTTCAAGATTTTCAACAGGAAAAGCAAAACCGCCATTGGTAGTATAGTAGAGATGCCTCAGTGTCTTAATGTTCCAGATAGTCTTCGGTAACAAAAAATATCTTGAGTATCCTCTTACCAGAAAAGTTTGTAACCTTGAAAGGTTGGATATTTCAGGTGGGATGCTATTTATTCCTCTAATATAAAGAGCTAAGTATCTCAAGTGAACAAGCAATACTACTACCATCGGAAAATGTGCATCAAACTTCAAGTTCCTTAAATCCAGCACTCTGAGAAGTTGAGGTAACCAAAGGCTGAAAGCATCCTCTTTAAACAATAACAAACTGCGTAAATTGGGAAAAAGTAGCATTAAATCCCAAGTCATCAAATTTCTGGCATTTTGATCACAAACTCGGTGGGGGTTGCTTGGGATAGTAAGAATAGTGAGATCATTCTGACTATGAATAATATgtagaaaattttcttctttggcTTTTTCTACACAAAACTCATGTACCAAATCATGAAGTCGGCAGGCTTTGGCACCACCCCTAGTTCTGTGTTCAGAAACCATAACTAGACTTCTATCAACCAGATCCTTCAAGTACTCATCTGCCACATCCTCTAAGCTCTTTTCTTCAGTCTTCTGCACAAATCCTTCAGAGATCCAAAGCCATAACAACCTTCGAATTGGAACATTTTTGTCTGCTCGAAATGCACTAAAGTAAAGAAGGCATGGCTTCAAATCACCTGGTAAATGACTATAACTCAGCTCAAGTGTCTTCATGCAATATTCGTCGTCAAGGACAATACTGGAACTTAGACTTTTTGCAACTTCTTGCCAGCAATTTTGATCAGTAGTAGCAAGAATTCCAGCAACAAGGATAACTGTGAGAGGTAAGCCCCTACAGGATTTTGCTAATTGAAATCCAACTCCACTTAGTTTTGCAGGACAACCTTCTTTGCCAAATAGCTTGTTTTGCAGCAATTTCCAACTCTCTTCATCGGTAAGGGGGCGGAGATGGTGAGCTTTGCTATCAAGTTTGAATTGCAGAAACAAATTCTGCAATCTGCTTGTTATAAGAATCCTACTTCCATTGGCATCATCTGGCAATGATTTTTCCAACAAATTCCATGCCTCAACGCCCCACAAATCATCCAACACTAGGAGATACCTATTTCTGAGCAAAGCTTGTTTTAGCTTTATAGCCAGATCACCTTCATTCTCCTCTGGATATTGTTCGGGACTCCTAGAATCAATACTATGCAATATCTGAACTAACAAGTTGTGTGTGCTATATATTTGAGAAACAGTGCACCAAGCACGAATATGAAAGTGCAACTTTACTGAAGGAGAACTATAAACCATATTGGCTAATGTGGTCTTACCGAGCCCAGGCATACCAACGATGGGAACAACACCCAACTTCCTTGATCCTCCAGTGAGTCTATCAGTGATAGTTTTCACCTCGTCATCGAGACACACAAAATCTTTATTTTTCGTGGCCGCAATAACTTGTGATGACACGCAAGTGAAAGTCTCGGTAACTCTCTTGGTTTCGCCATCATAGCTTATGCTACCATACATCTCTTGGGCTTCAGTCTTCATAAGATTGATATCTGTAGCAACATCATCCAAACAACATTCACGTTCATCACCAACAAGTGTCCAGTCGATCACTAACTCTGCTTTATATGCAGCCTCCATAACACGACTCCAGAAAGCTTGGATTTTTTTGCTCTGATTGCACTGCTCCTTGATTTTTTCCAGGAAAGAtcttaaaaattcaaaatctttttggattttctggATTTTATCCACTGGAAAAGCAATTGAACCATTGATTTCATCACAACTTGCTAGTTTCtttagattttttaaaaaaaaatccatagaGCCCAACTCATTGATCCTAGGAAAACCAAATCCCGAAACTGATGTTAGTGGATAGACCTGTGTAACTTCTGCCCTAATAAACTTGAGCACTTTGAGCAAATGAAGAAGAGCAAGATCTGTTTCGTTGGCCAAGCCTTCAGTGATTAACTGATTCACAGAAAGGGAGAAAATTACGATTGCTGCATCACGGACCACAACTGCAATAAGAGTCTTCATTTCATGGCGTAGCTCTTTGAACTTCTGCTGATGCCTGAGAAGGATTGTCAGGAATCTTAACCCCTCAAGGAGTTTTAGCATTCGCTTCATAATCGGAACCAGAATACTGGTACAAGATTCTACTAGCTCCGTGATAATGTGAACGAGACAATCCATGAAGTCAGCCACTAGATGCTTATTCTTCTCTAGAGTTGAAGTGTTTGAGGAACTTGATAACTTTGAAGCAGTCAGGACATGGAAATAAGTTTGTCGGACTTGGGGACTACTGGGATAAATCTTCTCACGTATCAGTCGAGAAATTTGAAGTTCCATTTCCTCGCATAGCTTTTCATCATCTCCGTGAAACCAGCATATATAAATCAGGCGTAATGCATTGAAAGCTACCACTTCAGCGTGAATCAAGAGATCTATCAATTGCTGACCCTCGACACCGTGAAGCTTGGAAAAGCCAATGAAACACTTCAAGAACATTAGCTTCTCTTTAAGGGCTTTCACCAGAACAATCAACGCTTTACGAAATTTGTGCCTTCCGGAGAGAAGATCCTCCAGATTCTCTGAAACCGAATCAATGAAATCAATCACTGGTCCTGGATCTCTCAGCCAGTAATAGTCCAACAAAAAGTCAATCCACGATTCCTTGATATCTGTCTCGAAAAACAACTTGATTGCTTCCCTAAATATGGTGAGCTCCCTTCCGACCCATATCAAACGTACTGGACCAGGATACCTCTCGCCTTCGATGCGAGCAGATTCAAGATCTACCATTTTCCTGATAATCAGTTCTTGAATTCTGAAAGAAGTAACATCCTTCTCCTCCTCATTTTGTTCCAAACAGGTTTCACggttcctcctcctcctcctacaCTTTGTGAGATACAGATCAAAGGTTTGTAGCAGTCTCACCTCGCCCTTCAGGTCCGAGATATTATTATGCGGCGAATAATAATGTCTTGGGGTCTCATACACCCAGCCTAGATAATCCAGAGCGGAATGAAAGCAACTAGTGCTACTACTGGAAGGTATCTCCATTATAGTATCTTCTACTGACTCGGAGATCAGATTGGTATCTTGAATAATAAACTTAGTTCAAGGTTTGCAACTTTCTGATTATCTGAGAATAGTGAAAAATATTGTCGGCGAGACTCTTCCTTCTGTTCTTGGTGCAACATGCGAGACACTTTCAGTTGTCTTCTTGTGTTGGTGGAGACT
This sequence is a window from Coffea eugenioides isolate CCC68of chromosome 7, Ceug_1.0, whole genome shotgun sequence. Protein-coding genes within it:
- the LOC113776914 gene encoding putative late blight resistance protein homolog R1A-3 produces the protein MEIPSSSSTSCFHSALDYLGWVYETPRHYYSPHNNISDLKGEVRLLQTFDLYLTKCRRRRRNRETCLEQNEEEKDVTSFRIQELIIRKMVDLESARIEGERYPGPVRLIWVGRELTIFREAIKLFFETDIKESWIDFLLDYYWLRDPGPVIDFIDSVSENLEDLLSGRHKFRKALIVLVKALKEKLMFLKCFIGFSKLHGVEGQQLIDLLIHAEVVAFNALRLIYICWFHGDDEKLCEEMELQISRLIREKIYPSSPQVRQTYFHVLTASKLSSSSNTSTLEKNKHLVADFMDCLVHIITELVESCTSILVPIMKRMLKLLEGLRFLTILLRHQQKFKELRHEMKTLIAVVVRDAAIVIFSLSVNQLITEGLANETDLALLHLLKVLKFIRAEVTQVYPLTSVSGFGFPRINELGSMDFFLKNLKKLASCDEINGSIAFPVDKIQKIQKDFEFLRSFLEKIKEQCNQSKKIQAFWSRVMEAAYKAELVIDWTLVGDERECCLDDVATDINLMKTEAQEMYGSISYDGETKRVTETFTCVSSQVIAATKNKDFVCLDDEVKTITDRLTGGSRKLGVVPIVGMPGLGKTTLANMVYSSPSVKLHFHIRAWCTVSQIYSTHNLLVQILHSIDSRSPEQYPEENEGDLAIKLKQALLRNRYLLVLDDLWGVEAWNLLEKSLPDDANGSRILITSRLQNLFLQFKLDSKAHHLRPLTDEESWKLLQNKLFGKEGCPAKLSGVGFQLAKSCRGLPLTVILVAGILATTDQNCWQEVAKSLSSSIVLDDEYCMKTLELSYSHLPGDLKPCLLYFSAFRADKNVPIRRLLWLWISEGFVQKTEEKSLEDVADEYLKDLVDRSLVMVSEHRTRGGAKACRLHDLVHEFCVEKAKEENFLHIIHSQNDLTILTIPSNPHRVCDQNARNLMTWDLMLLFPNLRSLLLFKEDAFSLWLPQLLRVLDLRNLKFDAHFPMVVVLLVHLRYLALYIRGINSIPPEISNLSRLQTFLVRGYSRYFLLPKTIWNIKTLRHLYYTTNGGFAFPVENLEVSPCLDHLDTLNLAIDPSSQSLQKILRKLPSIRRLKCSITGGVRIGNGEGILEFDCLSQLESLNLSYFKGYGFKFPRNLKKLTLSDNEQPWSEISTIGKLPNLQVLKLDHQAFAGEEWEMEEGEFPSLRVLMLARLDFRRWIAASDNFPRLEQLLLYNCRKLEEVPSCLGECPTLEAIEVGRCGESVVSSVEKIQQEQMDMGNEDLKIAIEKCGDAWIG